TTACTCTGAAGCAATTTGAtcgaaaccctaaccctaaagagAATTACCCAGTGTGCCACTTGGTGCCCTTTGAAATTCCTCTCTAGCACCAAACTGTTAGAAGCATATTACAGTAGTATTGCACAAGTGTAATGGGCTATATTGCATGATGTTCTGCCATTATGGATTGTGTGCCCTGTtgctgagatgagatgaggttaaaagctctaaaaccacaaatgcagacgagcccggctcttttgcgtTGTGGTTACGACAGTTCACGCCCAATCTCGGCCCTGTTATATTAGTTTCAGTGCCCAATGCTTCACCAGTGCAATTTATAACACTGGGTAATTGGTATTTATCAGATTATTTTATGTAATACTGTCTTTATTAACAGACAGTGGATAAAGCTGACAATACTGTGCATACACTATCacaccaaacaaagaaatgaaaaagacacTTACCCATTAAACAGCGCAAACGCAGTTCTGGGGAAAAACAGTATAGAAAATTAAAATTCAGCTAAAATAGTACATCTGTTTGCTTCAGTATCATGCCTGGGTCATTTGTGTTAGGGTCGCAAATAATGTGCagcaaagttggtagagagcAGGTGGGATCGTAATACCTGCTACACAAGAAGTATTGATGGCAGGTTAAAGAAGCTTCAACAGGGTGAAAATAAAGACTGGAAACAAAAAGATCTGCGAGAATGTGTGCAATAAGGAGTTAAGAATAGCTTTAAAAGCCTTTATCACAACCTCTTCAACTACTCTGTAACATTTCTTACAGTTCTTTATGAcatgctgtcacaaagacagctgtagtgggtgacgtcagaccagaaacaggaaccaacacagaatgcaggttttgaaatggtgaagCCGCTGATGcgtagtttaataattaaacaaacagaaaataaaaggtttgaaagtcaaacaaaacacaggacatggcactggtagccaaaacaaacagacaaacaaaacgcacTATAACTaaacgagacactgacacacagggacaAAAACTACAcctactattttattattttactaatccttctccacacccgttctccactcacctgaacacacaacccagagtgagtgaaaacatgttgcttttatgcagctgtaccgagacttgattgctaatcaatcattcaattggagtctgggtacaactgcatgtgaattaatctagtgcaatttccctatgctcacatattattacattttacctgcacgtgaagtgctgtgcaatcctcgtgcctaaatacaagtatacattttaaaacactcgtgttcataacccatattatatcccatgtaccaatgacaatacaccaacattaacacaatacatacaacacagagcacaaaaatgtacacaagggcggggcacactgccacacatgcATTGAGCACCACAATTTGTTGTGGGagtttatcacagtatttttatagtcttccccatgcttttcctatggttatactagTCTTTTACCCTAGTTTATCCTGGTTTATCATGTTAACTAATATGTTTTACTAACTTCTCTGGGCTAAACTGTGCTTTagaacactttgctatgcttttgctatggtgAACATTTACAAGGGCAGTCACATGAAAAACAGGATCACCATGACCTTGATCCACAGTATGACATTCAGACATCCACAGATACCCTCCATTTCTCAAATATGAAGGCACACTCAATAACTTGTCTAGCAAGTTTCAGCATGGTTGGGCAAACGGTAAAAGTATAAGTGTCTGTAAAAGTATTTAAGTGTTACACTTCCAGAAACACCCAATTTCTGAAACTTATACTAAAGAATGTCATCCACAAGTTTCATGACAAATGACAAGTGTGCAATACTCACGATTTGAGCAAACAGCTGAAAAAGATAGGGAGAAGGGAGAGTTTAGTGACGTCTTGTCTTCATACAAACTGCACTTGACGGTACCCCCTCACTGTACAGGAGTTCATGTTATTGATCAGTTGCTAGTTTATAACAATGATAAATCATTTTACATGAAACAAACAACTCCATGTAGGGCAGAACTGATTTCAGGTAATCACTTCTTAATTTTATGAGGTTTAGTTGTTTTTAATGCTAGGATATTCATAGAGTTCATTTTAACAGGGTCACTGACTAAATATGCAGAGTTCAAAATTATTCTCAAATACTTACGAAAAGTGCCACCGGTGCAGTGGCGGTAATGATCTAGGGAAGAGATAAAACGTTACTCTGTGTAATAATTCATGTTTATGAAAGGCAGTGTGGCGGGGAAGTGTGGTATTCGGTTTACAACTGAGGAGTTGTGTAGcttagtgattagagctgaggaactgggaagCACTGAGTATTAGAGGTTAGAGATGAGGAACTGGAAAGCACTGTGTATTAGAGGTTAGAGATGAGGAACTGGAAAGCACTGTGTATTAGAGGTTAGAGATGAGGAACTGGAAAGCACTGTGTATTAGATGTTAGAGATGGGGGACTGGGAAGTTGTGTGACAGaggttagagctgaaggactgggaggttGTGCAGCCTAGTGGTAAACGATAAAGGACTGGGAAGCAGTTTCCCTTAAATGTTAGAGaagctatatttttaaatacaattatatacttACAATGCTGGCAAGATTGAGCTGgggaaaaataattgcagataatTTAGAAACAGCAActttttttactattatatatCATTTTCCTTTCTTTCCCTAAGCCCCTATGCCACATGGTGTCAGGTGGGGTCCTAACCTCCTGCACGGGAAGTTGACTTGCACGTGGGTGTCTGTCATCACAGTTACGATGTTGTGGCATGTAGTACGTTTTATAGAGAAATTTTATTAAACTTCCAGGCTTCTAGATTTTATTGAACTTCTAGCCAAGGACATGCCAAGAACACAATACTGAGTAATCAAACATTCCATAAACTATTACCATTCAATGACCACATAACTTGTTTCCCCcataacacatacaaaacatgtTGGATTATACATgccataaaaaacaaatatttgctaGAGAGTagtgtcaattaaaataaacaacaacaacacaaataaaaataaagtaaaataaaataataataagagtaaGTACAGCCTGGATGTGTTCTACTTACTATAATAGCAGGTGGTGGATCTGTAACCTGGaattttacaaatataaacataaataccACAGTTTGATTAAAAccaatataaaatcaataaaaatgtttgtttaaggcAAATGTTAACATTGTAAAGCTAGCTACCAAGACCTTGATTAAATGTTCATTATACAGTTTGTCACTCTAAAGACAGCATGTTCCctaggtttattattattagacatttCTCGATAATTTATTCTGTTGACAAGGTGCCCCCATGTCATTTGATCTTTAGTAATATGCCCACCTGAATATGTCCACCTTTTATATCTAAGTATTTAGTGGAATTGTGGTTCGAATGACAGCAACAAAGGGTTTACATTTCTTCTATAAAATAGCGAAATTGATAGATGTTAAATTGGCTATATCAGTTGTCTCTGTTTGTATGTAACCCTAACATAGAACATACTTTGCTTTTCTTTACAATTAATTCATATTCGACCATTTTAACTTGACTGTTCGGTCAGATTAATAGTCGTTCTACCCCTAACTTCAGAGTTTCTGCAGTACAGAGCTACGGTTTAATTAGGAAATAGAGAATAGAACAATACTTACCGTTTCTGCATCCAACTAGAAAGGGGAAAGAGAGAGCAATTCAGTAAGTGCTGTTTCTTACACTCTTGTAATTTTACCACTGCTCCCCCTTTCTTGTGTGCAATATattttggttgtttgtatttaaCAATATGGAGTATGCAAATGCTGATATGACGTACagaaaaggtaccaggatgcagcagtttatcaatAGCATAGAAAAGTGAAGAACCACACatttctcagcacaataaaaggatGGGAGGGTTGTAAATGTTATAGATAGTGAGTAAGGTCAGCATGCATTATATTaatagaaatattatttattttagtgtggcACGTCTATACTTACGCCAGCGCTTTCCTTGTAGGCCTTTATTCTCGCTCCCTGCTATcacgcacagagagagagaggggggaggttaggggggggggggggacgacacgaCCTTGTCATTATTTTACTTCAGGGGTTTTCTTGTAGTCTGTGAGTAAGGTGTTCCCTTAAAACTACCCCCAAATTATACAACTATACCCAACAATTTCTACACCCCTAGACTATGAATCTGTTACAGCACACTTAACGCACCACATAACACACATAACATTCCTTCAGGATAATCTACAACAAATCTCGTTCTCCAAAATCTTTAGGATGCATTTCCAGATATCATGAAATACATGTTTGAGATCACATACGTTTCTTTGAACACCTACAGCGTCTTACCCCCTTTACCCCGACCATTTCGAATCCTACCCTCCGTTAGCACATTAAACCAAGTACAAAGTCAGAAGCTTACAAAGGGCTTGAATAGCAGTCGTGCCTCTGTTTGCGTCCAGCTACTCACCCAACTCTCTCTTCCCCCCCTGGCTTTCATCGCTGTCATCTGCGAAGCCTGTTAAATCATAAAAGAACACACAGCTAAAGTGAGAGGTGCAGTTTACAACTCCActgagcttcaaagagtttaaCAGTTTTACTCATGAATAGTAGAGCTGGTTATACTGTAAGTCATGTTCCCAACACAGCCTCTTAATAGCAACTGCAGTGCAATATGCAATACAGTAGGGATTTATAAAGCGCCTGCTGTGAAACACCTCAAAGCGCTGTACAGCTAATGTACTGAAATGCCTTGTCAAACATATAGGTttgtaatcttgatttaaaaattgccATATATGCCTGAATGCCTTTCGTACCTTCCACAGTTATGAGCCAAGCCTTCATAGCAACTGCACTTAAAAATCTGTCAAAAGCGTCATTTTAAATACTAAACATATCATTACCATAAATGCCCCCTGGGAAAATATAAACAGCTGCATTTTATCAACTTCATTGAAAAACAGCTGTAGATATTTTTTGATTGAAAAACAGCTGTAGATAACAGGTTTTCAGTAACATTTCTACTGAttgtattggattttttttttttttttttttatatctagaaACTAAAACCGCAGCTTGCATTCAAAGTAACTCCGACAAGCCAACTTCCCGTTAACAAATCcagatttgctattttgttttaatgagccTTTAGGATCCTCAATCTCACAGCCTGCTTGTTCCTGGCTGTGGGCTTGGCTTGGACACTCACCCATTTCACGCTTCTGTTCTAGATCATCCACCAGTCCATCCagttcaccccctccccccaggaAATCACTTTCATCTGTGGAAAAGGAAACGTTGAATACgttcagtttaaatgttttaagaaaaaatatggaTGTGTAATGACTCTCCTCCTAGCGGGTGATCAggtaataatactgacatcagcataagacccgtACTTACCTAtccactacagagcttgctctgtGGCTAAACGGCAAGATGTTCATCTTTTTTGCAGTgtgcatccagcccttgccttacTATTCAATTCACTGgtctgagatgccaattcattacacagGCCAAATATAGGTGTAGTAAGTGCACATTATACTGTAGaccaatttattttgtattcaatattTCTTCAGTCTTTCCATATAGGCCTACAGTGAAATGCAGTAAACACTCTTATACACAAATGCACGATGCAGTAAGTGATGGAAGACTTCTCATGATGACTTTTCTGTTTGGATACAATCGTTTCCAATATGACAATGTTTAAACATATTGAGTGATACATTattataatgttgttattattttaattttgtgtgacaattattttacccccaatgtTGTCCCCAACTTGAAATGTCCAATAATTTCCCCCTCACCagagcaattccccacacagctcaggagaactgaaggtttagtgggcatcctccgatctcacggCTGAGCCAGATTCTTCTATtccacccaggaactcgagagcagatctCAACGAACAACTGGCCTCTGGAGCATACAGAGCAGCTCTGCAGGTGGCCCTTTATGAGCGCACTGGGTCGTCCGGCCAGCAGggttgcctccctaacccacggaagCACCatagccaatgcgacgctcccttcggaatccccagtgaagaccagccactttgcacagccaggacttaaacctgtgctgtatgactcaccctgcacacaacccggctgtgcttttaccaggtgagcctctCTTAGAAgcttatatttttttgaaaacctATAGCGTTTTACCTGCTTTACTCTGCCAATTTCAAATCCTGCCCTCCACTAGCACATTAAACCCAGTACAATATCAGAAGCTTCATTTTCGCCCCGATGCAAAGGGCTTGAATAGCAGTCGTGTCTCTGCTTGCGTCCAGCTACTCACCCaactctctcttctccccctggCTTTCATCGCTGTCATCTGCAAAGCCTGTTAAATCATAAAAGAACACACAGCTAAAGTGAGAGGTGCAGTTTACAACTCCACTGAGGACCTGTTCTGCCAGACTGGGCCGCTTCAAAGAGTTTATTTAACTTATAAATATTAGAGTGGTTATACAGTAGGTCATGTTCCCAACACAGCCTATTAATagcaattacaatacaatatgcaatacaatatggATTTATAAAGAGTCTGTCGTGAAACACCTCAAAGTGCTGTACAGATAATATACTGCAATGTATTGTCAAACATATAgatttttaatcttgattttaaaattgtcacATATGCATGGTACCTGAGTGCCCTCCCTACCTCCTACCGCTATGAGACaagtttatttcatattcaatatttttcCAGTCCTTCCATATACAATGAAATGCTTTAAACACTCTTATACATGATGCAGTAAGTGATGGAAGACTTCTCATGGTGGATTTTCTGATGGGTTACAATAGTTCCCAATATGGCAacgtttaaaagtttaaacgtgttcagtgataattattataatgtttttattattttaatttagtgtgccaattattttacccccgattttgtctccaatttgaaatgtccaataatttccccctcaccacagcaattccccacacagctcaggagaactgaaggtttagtgggcgtcctccgatctcacggctgagccagcttcctcttttccacccaggaactcgagagcggatttCAGCGAACAAcctgcctctggaggacaaaggccagttcTGCAGGTGTCTGCTGTTGAGCTCCCGGGGCTTCTGGCCAGCATGGTTGCCTCCCTAACCTAAGGAAGCACCatagccaatgcgacgctcccttcggaatccccagcgaagaccggccactttgcacagccaggacgtaaacctgtgctgtatgactcaccctgcacacaacccggctgtgcttttaccaggtgagcctctTTTAGAAgcttatatttttttgaaaagctAAGAGCATTTTACCTGCTTTACTCTGCCCATTTCAAACCCTGCCTCCGCTAGCACATTAAACCCAGTACAATATCAGAAGCTTAATTTTCGCCCCAATGCAAAGGGCTTGAATAGCAGTAATGTCTCGGCTTGCGTCCGGCTACTCACCCaactctctcttctccccctggCTTTCATCGCTGTCATCTGCAAAGCCTGTTAAATCATAAAAGAACACACAGCTAAAGTGAGAGGTCCAGTTTACAACTCCACTGAGCA
The sequence above is drawn from the Polyodon spathula isolate WHYD16114869_AA unplaced genomic scaffold, ASM1765450v1 scaffolds_65, whole genome shotgun sequence genome and encodes:
- the LOC121307972 gene encoding uncharacterized protein LOC121307972 isoform X3 → MGTWTEHKHQQQETEKNTMKTFLLLTSLLAVAPVSQAAEVKLTLGEGFEKALLDLASGGQQKREEGFADDSDESQGEKRELDESDFLGGGGELDGLVDDLEQKREMGFADDSDESQGGKRELAGSENKGLQGKRWLGCRNGYRSTTCYYTQSCQHYHYRHCTGGTFPVCSNQLRLRCLMVERRCARRWRCRYNHYYRYRPCYRCTYRRWWKNM
- the LOC121307972 gene encoding uncharacterized protein LOC121307972 isoform X1 encodes the protein MGTWTEHKHQQQETEKNTMKTFLLLTSLLAVAPVSQAAEVKLTLGEGFEKALLDLASGGQQKREEGFADDSDESQVKRELGFADDSDESQGEKRELDESDFLGGGGELDGLVDDLEQKREMGFADDSDESQGGKRELAGSENKGLQGKRWLGCRNGYRSTTCYYTQSCQHYHYRHCTGGTFPVCSNQLRLRCLMVERRCARRWRCRYNHYYRYRPCYRCTYRRWWKNM